In Rutidosis leptorrhynchoides isolate AG116_Rl617_1_P2 chromosome 2, CSIRO_AGI_Rlap_v1, whole genome shotgun sequence, one genomic interval encodes:
- the LOC139888330 gene encoding AAA-ATPase ASD, mitochondrial-like, giving the protein MIAIRRSLMATGVSGYFVYAAFQQFLQGKIAHQIELLYRKLVNYINPYIQITFHEYQEDGYNQSKAYKAIQHHLTTNSANQAKQLNAHTVNNNCKTLILSMQEFEEVMEEYKGIKVWWSFKKVVPSKKNVDEKRYYQLTCHRKHRDFITKEYLQHVIDNGKAIAIKARQRKIFANSKSDGYSRVRWTYIPFQHPSNFSTLAMDPKKKKDILDDLITFSKSKDYYEQVGKCWKRGYLLYGPPGTGKSSMIAAMANLLEYDIYDLELTSVKDNTELKRLLIQTECKSIIVIEDIDCSLNLTGKRIQGKENEGKEKKSKVTLSGLLNIIDGLLSVCGRERVFVFTTNYIEKLDAALIRKGRMDMHIEMSYCCFEAFKVLAKNYLGIESHKLFVTIGQLLRETNITPADVAENLMPKSPEESAEICLNKLITSLERRKEKARMKAIDDDNKVKSEGNEENS; this is encoded by the coding sequence ATGATTGCCATAAGGAGGTCCCTAATGGCTACAGGTGTGTCTGGTTACTTTGTGTACGCAGCTTTTCAACAATTTTTACAAGGTAAAATTGCGCACCAAATCGAACTATTATATCGTAAACTGGTTAACTATATCAACCCTTATATCCAAATTACATTCCATGAATACCAAGAAGATGGTTACAATCAAAGCAAAGCGTACAAGGCCATCCAACACCACCTCACAACCAACTCCGCAAATCAAGCAAAACAGCTTAATGCGCACACCGTAAATAACAACTGCAAAACCCTAATACTGAGCATGCAAGAATTTGAGGAGGTCATGGAAGAGTACAAAGGAATCAAAGTTTGGTGGTCTTTTAAAAAAGTTGTCCCTAGTAAAAAAAACGTGGACGAAAAACGCTACTACCAGCTCACTTGCCATCGAAAGCACCGGGATTTCATCACCAAAGAGTATTTGCAACACGTGATCGATAACGGAAAGGCTATCGCCATAAAAGCGAGACAACGAAAGATATTTGCTAATAGTAAGAGTGATGGTTATAGTCGAGTTCGATGGACCTACATTCCGTTTCAGCACCCGTCTAATTTCAGTACTCTTGCGATGGACCCGAAAAAGAAGAAGGATATTTTGGATGATCTTATTACATTTAGCAAGTCTAAAGATTACTATGAGCAAGTGGGCAAGTGTTGGAAGCGTGGGTATCTTTTGTATGGCCCACCGGGAACAGGAAAATCTAGTATGATTGCGGCCATGGCTAACCTTCTAGAGTATGATATCTACGATCTTGAATTGACCTCTGTGAAAGATAACACGGAGCTGAAGAGGCTGCTTATACAGACAGAATGTAAGTCTATAATTGTGATCGAGGATATCGACTGTTCTCTTAATCTGACTGGGAAAAGGATACAAGGAAAAGAGAATGAAGGTAAGGAGAAGAAGAGTAAAGTGACGTTATCAGGGCTATTAAACATTATCGATGGGTTATTGTCTGTTTGTGGTAGGGAGAGAGTTTTCGTGTTTACAACAAACTACATTGAAAAGCTTGATGCGGCTCTTATTAGAAAAGGAAGGATGGATATGCATATTGAGATGTCGTATTGTTGTTTCGAGGCGTTTAAAGTGCTTGCTAAGAACTATTTGGGTATTGAATCGCACAAGTTGTTTGTTACGATTGGTCAATTACTAAGGGAGACTAACATAACTCCTGCCGATGTGGCAGAAAATTTGATGCCAAAGTCACCTGAAGAGTCTGCTGAGATTTGTTTGAACAAATTAATCACATCTTTAGAAAGAAGAAAAGAGAAAGCAAGGATGAAAGCTATAGATGATGACAATAAGGTCAAATCTGAGGGAAATGAAGAAAATAGTTGA